From a single Nostoc sp. MS1 genomic region:
- a CDS encoding non-ribosomal peptide synthetase, giving the protein MKAIETFLSELISLDIKLTLEGDRLRCNAPQGVLTAEIREQLQTRKAEIINFLQKINLQAESVAQPLVPVPRNTHLPLSFAQARLWFLYQLEGATATYNIAGAFALSGSLNVDALKQAMGEILQRHEALRTRFCEVDGVPAQVIDPHPQWDLPIVDLQQESEPEQAAQRLAVQDAQTPFDLSQSPLMRLTVLKLQPQKHVLLVNIHHIAADGWSIGIFIRELSILYTAFCMGKPAPLSELPIQYADFAVWQRQWLSGDNLAAQLGYWKQQLAGAPPLLELPTDRKRPVIQSFRGGTERFQLDSKLTARLKQLSQESGSTLYMTLLAGFVVLLSRYSGQTDLVVGSPIANRNRKEIEGLIGFFVNTLALRFDLSLALSFEALLLQVQQVTEDAYEHQDLPFEMLVEQLQLERNLDRNPLVQVMFALQNAATYPWDLAGVNVEQMPWDLDAVRFDLEVHLWEVAGGLEGYCYYSTDLFDGATIARMMQHYINLLTTIVTNPAQPINKLPLLTAQEKQQLLVEWNNTSSNYPSHQCIHDLFAAQVEKTPDAVAVVFGNQQLTYHQLNTQANQLAHYLQKLGVKPGVLVGICVERSVSLVVGMLAILKAGGAYVPLDTDYPQERLSFIIDDTQITVLLTTDKLAEKIPAHQAKVVCFDTDGEAITSLRDATRTLSAANARSSHENPKAAATSEDLAYVIYTSGSTGKPKGVAVTHKAVNRLVINTNYINIEPTDAIAQAANCAFDAATFEIWGALLNGARLVGVSKDVALSPRNFAAFMRGQGISVLFLTTALFNQIAQEVPSAFSELKHLLFGGEAVDPKWVREVIKHGAPQRLLHVYGPTENTTFTSWYLVEEVSEEATTIPIGRPISNTQIYVLDEQVQPVGVGVPGELYIGGDGLAKEYLNRHELTQEKFVPHPFNNSKLYKTGDKVRYLSDGNIQFLGRIDNQVKIRGFRIELEEIEAVLSQHPLVQESVVVVREDSPGSKRLVGYLVPALHSQTSQEQVAQWQSEYVNDWLTIYEQIYSQDAAATDDLTLNLAGWNSSYTKQPIPDWEMQEWVENTTNRIQANLPQSVLEIGCGTGLLLSRIAKKCPQYWGTDYSLAVIKYVQQVCSTVEGLDHVQLRHQTADNFTGIPQGEFDTVVLNSIVQYFPSVEYLLQVIEGAIAAIGNQGSLFIGDVRSLPLLEPYHAAVQLFQASEERTVEQWQQQVDYSVAIEEELVIDPRFFIALQSRFPQITWVEIQPKRGSAENELTQFRYDVTLHIGTQVKETTVPWFNWQLDQLSLTQIQHQLQQQPPLLGIRRVPNQRVEQPLLIYHWLENPPDVETVGQLRQLLAQQPKVGVSPEEFYQLGQQLGYDVYPSWWESSQDGCYDVVFCRHDVNTTAITFWDSAAITTKSWADYTNNPLQGKLVQKLVPLVRSYVQQKLPDYMVPSAFVLLNALPLTPNGKVDRRALPTPDTATRNLSTGFVLPRTPIEAQLAQIWSEVLGIERIGVNDNFFELGGHSLLATQVISRLRNIFSVELSLQNFFEYPAIANLAQLIEVIGSVQDGQPSITDTQADYEEGEL; this is encoded by the coding sequence ATGAAAGCTATTGAAACTTTTTTGTCTGAGTTAATCAGTCTCGACATCAAGCTGACCCTAGAAGGCGACCGCCTACGCTGTAATGCCCCCCAAGGTGTACTCACAGCAGAGATTCGTGAGCAACTGCAAACTCGCAAAGCCGAAATTATTAATTTTCTGCAAAAGATTAATCTCCAAGCCGAATCTGTCGCCCAGCCGCTTGTTCCCGTTCCCCGCAATACTCACTTACCCCTATCATTTGCCCAAGCAAGACTCTGGTTTCTTTACCAATTGGAAGGTGCAACTGCCACATATAACATAGCTGGGGCATTTGCACTGAGCGGTTCTCTCAACGTAGATGCTCTCAAACAAGCAATGGGAGAAATCTTACAGCGCCATGAAGCCCTGCGGACTCGTTTTTGTGAGGTGGATGGTGTTCCTGCACAAGTAATTGATCCGCATCCTCAATGGGATTTACCAATAGTTGACTTGCAACAGGAAAGTGAACCAGAACAAGCAGCCCAAAGGCTAGCCGTCCAAGACGCACAAACACCATTTGACCTGTCGCAAAGCCCCTTAATGCGGCTGACTGTATTGAAATTGCAGCCGCAAAAGCACGTGTTGTTAGTAAATATCCACCACATTGCGGCTGATGGCTGGTCAATTGGCATCTTCATCCGGGAGTTGTCCATCCTGTATACAGCTTTCTGTATGGGTAAACCAGCGCCCCTATCAGAACTACCCATTCAGTATGCGGATTTCGCCGTATGGCAGAGGCAGTGGTTAAGCGGTGATAATTTAGCAGCGCAACTAGGCTACTGGAAGCAACAGCTAGCAGGAGCGCCACCTTTATTAGAGTTACCTACAGACCGCAAGCGCCCAGTTATACAGAGCTTTCGGGGAGGAACAGAACGCTTTCAACTCGATAGCAAGCTGACTGCTAGGCTGAAACAACTCAGCCAAGAGTCAGGCAGCACTCTGTATATGACCCTACTGGCGGGTTTTGTCGTCTTACTCTCTCGCTACAGTGGGCAAACGGATCTTGTGGTTGGCTCCCCCATCGCCAATCGCAACCGTAAAGAAATCGAAGGGTTAATTGGCTTTTTTGTCAATACCCTAGCATTGAGATTTGATTTATCCCTAGCACTCAGCTTTGAAGCTCTACTGTTACAGGTGCAACAGGTGACTGAAGATGCCTATGAGCATCAAGATTTACCCTTTGAGATGTTGGTTGAACAGTTGCAGTTGGAACGAAACTTGGATCGCAACCCCCTAGTGCAAGTGATGTTTGCGCTTCAGAATGCGGCAACTTACCCTTGGGATCTGGCTGGTGTAAACGTCGAACAGATGCCTTGGGATTTGGATGCAGTGCGATTTGACCTAGAAGTTCACCTCTGGGAAGTTGCCGGAGGTCTGGAAGGTTATTGTTATTACAGTACTGATTTATTTGATGGGGCAACGATCGCCCGCATGATGCAGCATTATATAAATTTGTTAACAACCATTGTTACCAACCCAGCGCAACCAATCAACAAACTGCCCCTACTGACAGCACAAGAAAAACAGCAATTGTTAGTAGAGTGGAACAATACCTCTAGTAATTATCCCAGTCACCAATGTATTCATGATTTGTTTGCCGCCCAAGTAGAAAAAACTCCAGATGCAGTTGCGGTAGTCTTTGGCAACCAACAACTCACATATCACCAGTTAAATACTCAGGCAAATCAACTAGCACATTATCTGCAAAAACTGGGAGTAAAACCAGGGGTGCTGGTGGGTATATGTGTAGAAAGGTCTGTATCTCTGGTTGTGGGAATGTTGGCAATTCTCAAGGCTGGCGGGGCTTATGTGCCTTTGGATACCGATTATCCTCAAGAACGTTTAAGTTTCATCATCGATGATACCCAGATAACGGTACTGTTAACCACAGATAAATTAGCCGAGAAGATTCCCGCACATCAAGCTAAAGTGGTGTGTTTTGATACCGATGGGGAAGCGATAACTTCTCTGCGAGACGCTACGCGAACGTTAAGCGCCGCTAACGCCCGCTCCAGTCACGAAAACCCCAAAGCCGCAGCGACATCAGAGGATTTAGCTTATGTCATCTATACTTCCGGCTCCACAGGCAAACCCAAAGGCGTAGCTGTAACTCACAAAGCAGTCAACCGCTTAGTGATCAACACCAACTATATCAATATAGAACCAACAGATGCGATCGCCCAAGCGGCAAATTGCGCCTTTGATGCAGCCACCTTTGAAATTTGGGGCGCATTACTCAACGGTGCGCGGTTGGTAGGGGTGAGTAAAGATGTCGCATTGTCACCGAGAAACTTTGCCGCGTTTATGCGAGGGCAAGGTATCAGCGTATTATTCTTGACAACTGCCTTATTTAATCAAATTGCCCAAGAAGTCCCCTCAGCCTTCAGTGAACTGAAACATCTTCTGTTTGGTGGTGAAGCAGTAGACCCGAAATGGGTGAGAGAAGTCATCAAACATGGTGCGCCGCAACGACTACTCCATGTTTACGGCCCGACAGAGAATACCACATTTACATCCTGGTACTTGGTGGAGGAAGTCAGCGAAGAAGCGACAACTATTCCCATTGGACGACCAATTTCTAACACGCAAATCTATGTGTTAGATGAGCAAGTCCAACCTGTAGGTGTAGGTGTACCGGGAGAACTTTACATCGGGGGAGATGGTTTAGCAAAAGAATACCTCAACCGCCACGAGTTAACCCAAGAAAAATTTGTTCCTCATCCTTTTAACAATTCCAAGTTATATAAAACTGGTGATAAAGTCCGTTATTTGAGTGATGGCAATATTCAATTTCTCGGTCGCATCGATAATCAAGTCAAGATTCGCGGTTTTCGCATCGAACTAGAAGAAATTGAAGCAGTTTTAAGCCAACACCCCTTGGTACAAGAGTCTGTTGTCGTAGTCAGGGAAGATTCCCCTGGAAGTAAACGTCTGGTAGGTTACTTAGTACCAGCCTTGCACAGTCAAACATCACAAGAACAGGTTGCACAATGGCAAAGTGAGTATGTCAATGACTGGTTAACGATCTATGAACAAATCTACAGCCAAGATGCAGCAGCCACAGATGACTTGACATTGAATCTTGCTGGTTGGAACAGTTCCTACACCAAACAACCCATTCCAGATTGGGAAATGCAGGAGTGGGTAGAGAATACAACGAACCGCATTCAAGCTAATTTGCCACAGAGTGTATTAGAAATTGGTTGTGGTACAGGGTTACTGCTATCGCGCATTGCCAAGAAATGCCCTCAGTATTGGGGAACTGATTATTCCCTCGCCGTCATCAAGTACGTTCAGCAGGTATGTAGTACGGTTGAGGGTTTAGATCATGTGCAGTTGCGGCATCAAACGGCAGATAACTTTACAGGTATTCCTCAAGGCGAGTTCGACACCGTAGTTTTGAACTCAATTGTGCAGTATTTCCCCAGTGTGGAATATTTGTTACAGGTGATTGAAGGTGCGATCGCCGCTATTGGCAATCAAGGAAGCTTATTTATCGGTGATGTGCGTTCCTTACCTCTGCTCGAACCATACCATGCAGCAGTGCAGTTGTTTCAAGCCTCTGAAGAAAGAACAGTTGAGCAATGGCAGCAGCAAGTAGATTATAGTGTGGCAATTGAAGAAGAGTTGGTGATTGACCCCAGGTTTTTCATTGCCCTACAAAGCCGCTTTCCGCAAATCACTTGGGTAGAAATTCAGCCTAAACGCGGCAGTGCGGAAAATGAATTAACCCAATTCCGCTATGATGTAACTCTGCACATCGGCACTCAAGTTAAGGAAACCACAGTTCCTTGGTTCAATTGGCAACTAGATCAACTCTCGTTGACACAAATTCAACATCAACTGCAACAGCAACCGCCACTGTTAGGTATTAGGCGCGTACCTAATCAACGGGTAGAACAACCACTCTTGATTTATCATTGGTTAGAAAATCCCCCGGATGTGGAGACAGTCGGACAACTGCGGCAATTATTAGCACAACAGCCCAAAGTTGGGGTTTCGCCAGAGGAGTTTTACCAGTTGGGTCAACAACTGGGCTATGATGTTTACCCCAGTTGGTGGGAGAGTAGCCAAGATGGTTGCTATGACGTAGTTTTCTGCCGCCATGATGTTAACACAACGGCAATTACTTTCTGGGATAGTGCCGCGATCACCACTAAATCTTGGGCTGACTACACCAATAACCCCTTACAAGGTAAATTAGTCCAGAAACTTGTACCGTTAGTACGTTCCTATGTGCAGCAAAAGCTACCTGATTACATGGTTCCAAGTGCTTTTGTTCTCCTCAATGCCCTGCCTTTGACACCCAATGGCAAAGTAGACCGCCGCGCCTTACCTACACCTGATACAGCTACGCGCAATCTTTCGACTGGCTTTGTCCTGCCGCGTACACCCATTGAAGCGCAACTAGCACAAATCTGGAGTGAAGTCTTGGGTATTGAACGCATCGGTGTGAATGACAACTTCTTTGAACTTGGTGGTCATTCCCTGTTAGCGACTCAAGTTATATCGCGCCTGCGAAATATTTTCTCTGTGGAATTGTCCTTACAAAACTTCTTTGAATATCCAGCGATCGCTAACTTAGCACAACTGATTGAAGTCATTGGTTCAGTACAAGATGGTCAACCATCCATCACAGATACACAAGCAGATTACGAAGAAGGAGAACTATGA